AacactgcaactcttggaatcaaccctttttgaaacttcaaaaaaaacataactcctgccccagttttcttgcttggggatttttatatttacactatgtggagctatgcacactatgcacactatgcacactatggtgcactatgcacactatggtgcactatgaccgagccgtgaggcgcctacgtatcctctttgaggaatcaggtcaagcgtagttcctacggttcctttgttttcttatgatctttatcttgttttcatttttcttttctcttttttttatttttttttatttttttaatatatttttcccattagtgattccaaaagaggggtatgaaagaataaataaggcttaaAGGGGGAAGCGAAGGTTAAAAGTGTtcggatagaagaaagaattgcctccgtcatttcattatccaataagtaccaagtacaaacaaacgaaccaataactatcataatcaaagaaattacgcataatatcttttgactgcatcagaattgatagccatgtcgacgcatcttccttcgatatctgttagacataaagcgccgttggacaacactctggtcacgacatAAGGCCTTTGCCAATTTGGggagaacttgccttttgcttcgatctgatgtgggaagatccgtttcaatacttgctgccctacttcaaattttctggggcgcaccttcttattgtatgcccttgccattctcttctgatacaactggccatgacacactactgccaaccttttttcatctattaagttcaactgctccagtcgagctttgacccattcatcgtcgtcaatcccggcttcagcgacaatccgtagggacggaatttcgacctctgccggtattactgcttcagtttcgtataccaacaaataaggagttgcacctatggaagtccgaactgtagtgcgataacccaacaaggcaaagggtaatttctcattctattgtctagatccttctaccatcttcctcagtatcttcttgatgttcttattggctgcttcaactgctccattcaccttgggacgatatggggtggaattgcgatgtgtaatcttaaaccgttggcatacctctcttatcaaattgctgttaagatttgcaccattatccgtgatgaacacttttgggaccccaaatctgcagatgatatgggagtgaacaaaatccaccactgccttcttggttaccgatttgaaagttttagcttcaacccacttggtgaagtagtcgatggtcaccagaatgaacctatggtcgttggtcgctgccggctcaataggcccaatgacatccatgccctatgcaacaaatggccatggcgctgacattgtatgcaatttcgttggtggagaatgaatcagatctctgtgtatctgacattgatggaatttcctcacgaaattgatgcaatcatgctccatagtgagccaatagtaccctgctcgaagaatcttctttgccaatacatatccgctcatatgtggcccacagactccggcatgtacctctgccataactgtcgtggcttgaccggcgtctatacatcttagcaatcccaagtttggggttcttctgtacaacactcctccactgaggaagaaaccattttaCAAACGCCGgatggctcttttttggtctctggTGGCCTGCttcggatatatccccatcttgaggtactcctttatgtcataaaaccatggctcgccatccacttcctcTTCTACAATgctgcaataagcgtgctgatcacgaacctgaatgtggAAGGGGTCAACATATATTTTgtcggggtggtgtaacattgatgctaaggtggccaatgcatcggcaacctcattatgattTCTTGGGATatgtctgaattccactgatcgaaatcgcttgctcagatcgtgcaaacattgtcgatatggtatgagtttcaaatcccgtgtttcccactcaccctgaatctgatgtaccaagaggtccgagtctcccaagaccaaaacgtcctggacatccatgtctgcaactagtcgcagacccaaaatacatgcttcatactcggccatgttgttggtacaatagaaacgtagctgagctgtaacaggatagtgacgtcCTATTTCCAAaatgagtaccgctcctattccaacccccttcgcgtttgcggctccatcaaagaaaagcttccagcttggttcctcgggtaattccagctcacctgtatgcattacttcctcgtctggaaaatacgtcctcaaaggctcatattctttatcaacgggattctcagccaagtggtcggccaacgcttgggctttcatggctgtcctcgtcacatagacgatatcaaactctgtgagaaaaatttgccattttgtcaacctccctgtaggcataggtttctggaaaatgtactttaatggatccaaacgggaaatgagataagtagtatacgaggacaagtagtgcttcaacttctgagctacccaagttagggcgcaacatgtcctctcgagttgagtgtacttgacctcatatactgtaaacttcttgctaagataataaatggcctgctccttccttcctgtaatgtcgtgttgtcccaacacgcagccaaacgaattctccaggaccatcagataaagaattaatgtctccccggctcaggtggaaccaacacaggtggatttgacagataccctttgatctggtcaaaggcttcttgacactccgtcaTCCAGTCCACCACAACATCTTTCTttagcaaccgaaatatgggttcacaagtcgctgtgagttgagcgatgaacctgctgatataatttagtcttcccaatagactcattacctccgttttgttctttggcagtggcaaatattggatggatttgatcttggatgggtccaactcaataccccgttgactgacgatgaatcctaatagctttcctgatggaaccccgaaggcgcatttggacgggttgagcttaatatcataccttcgaagtctttgaaagaacttccttaagtctgctacatggtcttcctgacgccaagactttatgatcacatcatctacatacacttcaatttctttgtgtatcatgtcgtgaaacacaatagtcatttctctcatgtatgttgccccagtattcttcaatctgaatggcattacccggtagcagtaagttccccatggcgtaatgaaagccgtcttttctgcatcttctttgtccattaagatctgatgatatcctgcatagcagtccacaaaggatccgatctcgcgcctagcgcaattatcgatcaagatatggatgttgggcaatggaaaattatccttaggacttgccttgttgagattgcggtagtcgacacataccctgattttcccatccttcttcggcactggtaccacattggccaaccaatcgggatatcgagtgacctgaataacttttgcctgcaactgcttggtcacttcttctttgatcttcacactcatatccgtcttaaacttcctcagtttttgcttgaccagagggtatgccgggtcagtgggcaacttgtgaaccactagatcggtgcttaatcccggcatatcatcatatgaccatgcaaaaacatctttgaactcaatgagggttttgattaattcctccctgatgtttggctcaatgtggatgctgattttggtttctctgacattatctgcatcccctagattcacggcctcggtgtcatttagattaggcttgggtttctcttcaaattggcacagttctcggtttatttcttcgaaggcttcatcctcgtcatattcagactcatcgtcgtAACCGATTTCTTGTATaattaagtcggagtcagattgatttattagactaggtcgaagatccgttgtgcatgtcatgtcattagaaccagtaaaaagagaactgttcagaaagagaaaagaacaaaacaaaattaaaatgcgacaagaaaagaaaatttcattaaaaatgtgggataacagggttcacactttacaaaataaaaatgagatttggattacaccctgaaataatccgaaaaacaagaaagaaaaatcaaagcctactaccaggactccccccgggtaggaagaggagtaaccgtccaattgttggttttggcctcaggccccacaaattgtatgtctgctctgctgggaccctctccaacttctatcaCATGGACATCAGCAAACAacctttcgaagctctgattcaaatccccgtccatcccaatcaatggtccgagaattttcgggaccggtgacctcttggcacttgctctaataAAGGATCTGGAGAGGCGCGGAactggtttgggaagaaaccaaactctcttattcattttccgcgcttgctttacatctgccgtagtaggtttgaaccccaatccaaaggtctccaaattcttgggcaaggagacaggttgaacaatcccctgaagctcagcccctAGGCCTTTTCCTGGaataaacccattacccagcatctctgaaaccatcatgaccgttgcggaagctaccctggggtgtggaatgatttcaccctcgggaatcttgtttgctgacactgcatcgaaaatctggtaaaactagggacctttgtcatcattggtttctatgaagggcacaatggcgcctcccatggtgcacgcagtgtcctcccCATGCAGCACGccatcttgtctgtcccattcgaacttgaccatttgatgcaaggtggatggcactgctttggccgcgtggatccacggtcgtcccaacaaaaggttataagataccacGACATCCAATacttggaactccatggtaaactggaccggaccgatggtcaactcaagtataatatcccccacggtggctgttccacttccgtcaaaccctcggatgcaaatgttgttcttgtggattctaccaTGGTCTATtttcaactggttcagggtggataatggacaaatattggcactcgagccgttatccaccaacgtCCGAGTAAttaccgaatcttcacatttgacagtcaagtagagagctttattatgttccgtgCCCTCCATTGGCAGATCgtcatcagagaacgttaccctgtttacctcaaaaattttgttggcaattgtttcaaggtggtttactgaaatttcattgggcacatgagcttcattcagtatcttcatcagggcttGGCGATGCTCATCCGAGTGGATCAatagtgataacaacgagatctgggccggtgttttcttcaactgttcgacaacagaataatcttgcactttcatctttttcaagaattcctccgcctcttctttcGACACGGGTTTCTTTGCTactgctgggttggaccttctcaactccactggagcaaaacaccgtcccgatcgagtcagtccctgcgcctcacaactatcctccttcacttgctttcccttgtacatcaccactgctttttcatacttccaaggcacggccttgctatcaatcactggtaattggactaccggctttatggtgaccagttccctgcagacccctttcaaCATAACTACGGGTGTGGATGATGTCCCTGATactaccaatttggctggctctggtttttttgttgtggtggatggattcttccctagtatcaccactggcttgacatcttcccccttcaactgtacccctggtcTCCCACCGGTAGATTCTTCTTTctgagcggcctggatcatcatcactgtctgtgagggcttcttCGGCTCTCCTCCCttatacaccaactcgatcatgtgagcttcgtggtatgctggcaatgggttttggttgatgttgggtgcctccggcgcctggacctcgattttgttggcatcaataagatttTGTATTGCCTgcctcaacctccaacattttttggtatcatgccctagcattcctgagcagtactcgcaACTTATCGATTGGTCCAAATTTGGGGGTGGGGGGTTTGGCTCTCTAggctcgacaggactcaccaaacctagccgcctcaatttgtggaacacggcagtataggtctctcccaactcagtaaaagctctatgtctctgtagcctgtcatttctagcagcttgaCTTCCTCGAAATCCCGCCCCTGGAGAGTTCCTATATGCTCTTGGTGGTTGATAGGCGTTTTGTGGTGGAGGGtatgtgttttgtggtggtgcatatgtgttttggggagccggcgcgagctattgcgggcgaaccggaggctgagtgtatgtttgggcttggtgcatggagaagtgtggttcttgaggtagatagtagtgttgtggagggctgtatggataatttggcctgtggggtctgggttggttgtagtatggtttgccggacctggaccaactgcctgcctcaaccgtggcgacttcttctttcttcttccttcccagcgcacctcctgtgccgctctgaatagcctgggtcattgccttgagcgctgagtaattcaggattttatcagacctcagcccctcctctatcatgacccctatctttactacttcattgaaggattttccaaccgttgtcaccaagtgaccaaagtaagttggatccagtatttgcaggaagtagtccatcatttctccctctctcatgggaggagtTGCCTGTTTTCTCCAGCGGAATCCAAACTcgcgaaagctttccccaggcttctttccggtcctcagtaatgtgagacggtcagggactatctcgagattgtattgaaagtgacctgtgaaagcctgcgctagatcatcccaagtgtaccatctgctgggatCTTTCCTAGTATatcattccaatgccgatccactcaagatttgaccaaaataagctatcagtagctcatctttgccgcctgcgcctctcattttgctgcaaaaaccccgTAAATATGCCATATGATCACCATGCccttcatataagtcaaacttaggcatcttgaacccagtcgggagttggacgtccggaaaagggcatagatccttgtaggccacactgacctggttacccaatccatgcatgctcctgaaggattgctccaggcttttgaacttcctcattacctcatcttgctctaggaccttaaccggcttttcaatctccgctggtacctccaagtgtggattataggtatggggttctggtgcattgaatgtgggttcagggggatagtaatgcgcatcgtgagcctgaaacaacggctcactagttgatctttgcagtgtggctggtgtgggtcccataaaggtgggaacatttggtggtgggaaaggttgctggggtggtggagcttaggAATCATAGAGGCTTCTCTCCTGATAataacggtgattcgggaggcttgttgaagggccagagtgatggtattccggcatatgccctgATGTAAGAGCAGCGGGTGGTTCAAggctcttttgtactttagccaaggctaactgcatcgcattcatctccaatctcattctttctatcttctccatcgcttctttcaacaactggcttaccggcctttcttcctcggcactattttctgaagtagtcatgcttctaggtaccggtcctttggatctggtttgataaggaTGTATTGCCAGAACgttttaacaactaactgtctggtatttgtggaaaacaacaaacttgttagcgttagagtttaacagattttgaaaatagcacattggggatgcaatgctcctaggcagttaactatttctaacatgttttgcttcaaacgcatgcgtcatcccggcttgctttatttgtgcctttaaagtgttttgggaacCCCCGTTTTTCTCTCTATtattctttctttcttccttctctttttcctttttttctttcttttttttttcttttattttagtggcggtcgaatcttatgtggattgcctacgtatcacgtccccgcgtgaatcagaccgggcgtagttctgccacaaagtaaagacacaaaattcttttggaatcattcaattcacCACCAAAATTTGATATTACAAACTACttatttcagacaaagaacaacaatagtacaaattccaaaattcttaacctgactcgttgaaaagaaaacaacatatgggaagacaaTGGACCCATAAAGCcaacaaacaagactcgaactagggatacattaaagattccaacttaggggctcgcgaggcatcgttcggtcTTTCCGCGGACTTTGGTGTAAGACCTCTCtacaagctcttcaactcattcatgatccggtggacgtagcccatgatggaggcaagaagggtatcacgaggtatttgctcacatgctaggcatctcatgtagatgtagtgcccaatctcaccAATCCTTcctcggatgttgtccctttcaacgaacaattgctctatttgccggttctttagtcccagtgcttgagcattgtcagcgagtcgatcctggaacctttccatttgtctttccattctggtcatcaaatcataacatcgccttctgtcagcttgggcatcttgggcttgtttgaagatccgctcctgaagagtggagttcattttccttaatatcccgatgctcatttcagaatcccttatgacttgttgcagatgcttcctccgggccattgtaccttttgccccaTCTGACCCTCATTCTTGCTATGCAGGCTTCAGATCTCTCCAAgtcctctcggcttttgctgacctgactcctcagctctgctatcaacctttcatcggagcgacgtttctgtcggtcgctgttacttttactgacttggcgaattcgggcattcagtgcctggttttccttggctaatttgttcttttcaccctgttccgaggcgacttgcacgttgttctcaaatataagcctttcaacttgtcgcttcagTTTCCCGATTTccgcccggtagccttcctccctCATTAACCAGCCCTACTGTttctgcgaatcatccgtaaattgttggacgtgagctcttttagcaggtctccGACAAATCTAGAACCTTCTctcgaaccaaacatcgtactttgggtctacctcgcccttagccagttctcgaaccatagtcttgggctccaagaatctacattcgtgccacagctttctaatttttccttcgggaaATACGACTCCTGGGCTcagctcaatggcgtgcttgcttagatcctcatcagtgggaattacttgAAATCTTCCTAGCTAGCGCAAAatccgatgaggagcatatggttggatgctgcgaagtcctatcaaaagaatatgacattcctcggcTGCCAtttatattacctcagtatcagtcaaccacccaaatgcccattcaatttggtcggctgttgttgacctcaatcgTGTAAGCCATGCTTCGGCACCTTCGGGGAATACGACGCCTGTCATTCATTTCTCAAAATCGTTGATATAGTTTTTCTCGGTTAACCCATGGTTCATGTATCCTGCTCGGTGACAGAGGTGTTCTTGTATCCACAgttggagtaacagattgcatccctggaagaacttgcctccttctcggcatatagttaaagctcggtagattttggacaaaatcaaaggaaccacagtactgtcagTTCTTTTGATTgaaacatcggccatccctacaaggcctatctctactttcttatctttgcggggacagaccacgaTTCCCAGGAATGCTGTTATGAGTGCCAAAGTACGTCTCGCTTCCCACTTGTTTCTGTTCCCAACATGAATTagtccgaggtttggttcttcaaaACCCTGAGGAGTACCATACTGTTGATATAAGAATTGGAGAGCACAACATCctctcgacaaatcatcattttgcaccttccgactaatgcttagcaaatccaaaaacgcgtgcggagatactggtcttggtgaaagtaaatactgtcCTCTTAATTTtccattcaatcccgcatatccggcgacttcctctagtgtaggtgaaagttcaaagtcaacaaaatggaatacattgcgggttgggtcccagaacggtattagagcttcgaggatatctgtccttggcttgatattcagcagattgacaaaacctcccaatactcttcccactatctctttactatcggcttccagatcattccaccacatgtggagttgtagagggacctcgctaaagactgagaatggttcatttcgatttgtgctcatcctgcacatttattaaggtaattaaagaaagaaaacttttattagactcaaaacagaactatctatatttgatttttttctgaattttgaaaATGAAGGACTCGGTTTTCAGATACGGTCTTTCACCACTTCAGGGATGAAGactttaaggttgtgtgggtatACCggtcaaaaatcacaaaaatggccgTTTGTGCCaattcagccttccggcgtccctttcgggagtACTTggttatttatggcaaaacagccTGACTTGATTTATTTTCTGATGAGATTAGCATTTGAcatattttggttattttagcaaaaggggaagttggacccgataagaGCTGCCTaagtatctcacatccggtgagaatcaaaccggcgtagttcgcccaattAAACAAACTATTTTGAAATACTTCAAGCAAAGTAAAATGAaaataaacaaactatttttttctctttttttttttaaaaaacaacaaCCTATTTTCGCTTTCGTTGGCAAATGaactaaaacaaaaatcaagactctttTCCCATAACAgaacaaattatttttttattttccatTTCTGCAGATCAGACAAACTAAAAAttatactctttttttttttaataaaacaactatattagaaataaaatatttttctcaaaatttcgttagagtttcgacactatttggacattgttattttttcaaaacaga
This sequence is a window from Nicotiana sylvestris chromosome 3, ASM39365v2, whole genome shotgun sequence. Protein-coding genes within it:
- the LOC138888326 gene encoding uncharacterized protein; this translates as MLGHDTKKCWRLRQAIQNLIDANKIEVQAPEAPNINQNPLPAYHEAHMIELVYKGGEPKKPSQTVMMIQAAQKEESTGGRPGVQLKGEDVKPVVILGKNPSTTTKKPEPAKLVVSGTSSTPVVMLKGVCRELVTIKPGLTRSGRCFAPVELRRSNPAVAKKPVSKEEAEEFLKKMKVQDYSVVEQLKKTPAQISLLSLLIHSDEHRQALMKILNEAHVPNEISVNHLETIANKIFEVNRVTFSDDDLPMEGTEHNKALYLTVKCEDSVITRTLVDNGSSANICPLSTLNQLKIDHGRIHKNNICIRGFDGSGTATVGDIILELTIGPVQFTMEFQVLDVVVSYNLLLGRPWIHAAKAVPSTLHQMVKFEWDRQDGVLHGEDTACTMGGAIVPFIETNDDKGP